A part of Paenibacillus antri genomic DNA contains:
- the araD gene encoding L-ribulose-5-phosphate 4-epimerase gives MLEALKQSVLEANLDLPKHGLVTFTWGNVSGIDRESGLMVIKPSGVPYEELKRDDMVVVAPDGRVVEGRYKPSSDTPTHLVLYQAFPRIGGIVHTHAPWATSWAQAGRALPALGTTHADYYYGAIPCTRPMTEAEIRNGYERETGNVIVETFRDMDPMQIPGVLVYSHAPFNWGKDPHDAVHNAVVLEECAKMALHTYALNPAAQPMDQALLDKHFLRKHGANAYYGQSTAERG, from the coding sequence GTGTTAGAAGCTTTGAAGCAGTCCGTCCTGGAAGCGAATTTGGATCTTCCGAAGCATGGACTCGTCACGTTCACTTGGGGCAATGTCAGCGGAATCGATCGAGAGAGCGGCCTCATGGTCATCAAGCCGAGCGGCGTTCCTTACGAAGAGCTGAAGCGCGACGACATGGTCGTCGTGGCTCCGGACGGCCGGGTCGTCGAAGGCCGCTATAAGCCGTCCTCGGATACGCCCACCCATCTCGTGTTGTACCAAGCCTTCCCTCGCATCGGAGGCATCGTGCACACGCACGCGCCTTGGGCGACGAGTTGGGCGCAGGCCGGCAGGGCGCTGCCCGCGCTCGGCACGACGCATGCCGACTATTATTACGGCGCCATCCCTTGCACCCGCCCGATGACCGAGGCGGAAATCCGGAACGGTTACGAACGCGAGACGGGCAACGTCATCGTCGAGACGTTCCGCGACATGGACCCGATGCAAATTCCAGGCGTGCTGGTATACAGCCATGCGCCGTTCAACTGGGGCAAGGATCCGCACGACGCGGTTCACAATGCGGTCGTGCTGGAGGAATGCGCGAAGATGGCGCTTCATACGTATGCCCTGAATCCGGCGGCGCAGCCGATGGACCAAGCGCTGCTCGATAAGCATTTCCTGCGGAAACACGGG